A genomic window from Vitis riparia cultivar Riparia Gloire de Montpellier isolate 1030 chromosome 18, EGFV_Vit.rip_1.0, whole genome shotgun sequence includes:
- the LOC117906564 gene encoding LOW QUALITY PROTEIN: transcription initiation factor TFIID subunit 4b-like (The sequence of the model RefSeq protein was modified relative to this genomic sequence to represent the inferred CDS: inserted 1 base in 1 codon; deleted 1 base in 1 codon), protein MDPSIMKLLEEDEDETMHSGADVEALTAALNRDIEGDTSTSQPSDSENVLSQGSNHTSSQLFSQWQTSSQDENTDSQSQQELKSLQQQELNSSDLEQKQHGSGVENQQQVDASHDINRLPLQQKQSQDDPQQLQAEPNPIQFSQAPGIQISEKNSVQIPEPDRIHNPDKQHQFPELQXINNQQGIATEQASNSGNQNKHIPFGMLLPSIIPHLDKDRALQLRTLYAKLKKNEIPKLAFVRLMRGIVGDQMLKLAVMKLQQSPTGPSQFQSQSQASALQQHLKTPSSIGSQFSDPHSFSQLHQKSQSTPADSSHMPSSAMKVQTDSSYPTNETNSQKPREMERQSGSHGMQGSQMSSSSLSSAKQEREHSVMPMQGPNKQQLQKQQQQQQQQHQQQQQQQHQQQQQQQQQQQQQQQQPQQQKQHLHFSQTPFTMYGSAGGNYHSYTGTNVNTSATSTKQQPHDSQMRQVSLHQNIGSTQMGGTSQAMNPMSVPKFERQSSVNDPKRVQGGSLPHPSNSSTLQQSSVPWQSSTNKEQISSMAYVKQEPADQTNEQQQKSQLSTPQSLSSFPAVQVEKGNAIPGILKDESLEKQASRIGFSSSMSMLPPNSVSSSMGTHLDPNVPLGSRIPSVTSPVGINTRTPPKKPSIGQKKPLEALGSSPPLPSKKQKVSGAFLDQSIEQLNDVTAVSGVNLREEEEQLFSGPKEDSRVSEASRRVVQEEEERLILQKAPLQKKLAEIMARCSLKNISNDVERCLSLCVEERLRGFISNLIRLSKQRADVEKPRHRSIITSDIRQQILIMNHKAREEWEKKQAEAEKLRKLNEPEGSTGVDGDKDKDEGRVKLLKANKEEDDKMRTTAANVAARAAVGGDDMLSKWQLMAEQARQKREGGIDAASGSQPGKDPSRKPSSTSGRNVRENQEAEKRGYSTVVSSSGGVRKFGRNNAMVPQTRVARNITVKDVISVLEREPQMLKSTLIYRLYEKMRTGAATE, encoded by the exons TTTTGTCTCAAGGAAGCAATCACACTTCCAGTCAGTTGTTTTCACAGTGGCAAACATCCAGCCAAGATGAAAACACGGACTCTCAAAGTCAACAAGAGCTAAAGAGTTTGCAGCAGCAAGAGCTAAACTCATCTGACTTGGAGCAAAAGCAGCATGGATCTGGTGTTGAGAATCAGCAACAAGTTGATGCCTCACATGACATAAATCGCCTCCCTTTGCAACAGAAACAATCCCAAGATGATCCTCAACAGCTGCAGGCAGAACCAAATCCCATACAGTTTTCTCAAGCACCTGGGATACAGATTTCAGAAAAGAATTCTGTCCAGATTCCAGAGCCAGACAGAATTCATAATCCAGATAAACAGCATCAATTCCCAGAATTAC AGATAAATAATCAACAGGGAATAGCCACTGAGCAGGCAAGTAACTCGGGGAATCAAAATAAACATATACCATTTGGAATGTTGCTTCCATCTATAATACCCCACCTGGATAAAGACAGAGCCTTGCAACTTCGAACTCTTTATGCTAAACTGAAG aaaaatgaaatcccCAAACTAGCATTCGTCAGGCTTATGAGAGGTATCGTAGGAGACCAGATGCTCAAGTTGGCAGTAATGAAACTGCAACAATCACCG ACCGGACCCAGCCAATTCCAATCACAGTCTCAAGCTTCAGCGCTGCAACAACATTTGAAAACACCATCCAGTATTGGCTCACAGTTCTCTGATCCTCATTCATTTTCACAACTTCATCAGAAGAGCCAGAGCACTCCTGCAGACTCATCTCATATGCCCTCTTCAGCCATGAAAGTGCAGACTGATTCAAGCTATCCAACCAATGAAACCAATTCTCAAAAACCCCGGGAGATGGAACGTCAGTCAGGTTCACATGGAATGCAAGGGAGCCAAATGTCTTCTTCCAGCTTGAGTTCTGCCAAACAAGAAAGGGAGCACTCTGTGATGCCAATGCAAGGTCCTAACAAGCAGCAGCTACAGAAACAGCAACAGCAACAGCAACAGCAGCACCAACAGCAACAGCAACAGCAGCACCAACAGCAacagcaacagcagcagcaacaacaacaacagcagcagcagcctCAGCAACAGAAGCAGCATCTGCACTTTTCACAGACACCTTTTACTATGTATGGGAGTGCTGGTGGTAATTATCACTCATATACAGGCACTAATGTTAATACTTCAGCAACATCTACAAAACAGCAACCTCATGATTCCCAAATGAGGCAAGTGTCTCTTCACCAAAACATTGGTTCAACTCAGATGGGAGGGACAAGTCAAGCCATGAATCCGATGAGTGTGCCCAAATTTGAGAGGCAGAGTTCTGTTAATGATCCCAAGAGAGTGCAGGGTGGATCTCTTCCTCATCCATCAAACAGTTCGACATTGCAACAGAGTTCTGTCCCTTGGcaatcatcaacaaataaaGAGCAGATCTCATCAATGGCTTATGTAAAGCAGGAACCAGCTGATCAAACTAATGAGCAGCAGCAAAAATCCCAGCTGTCTACCCCACAGAGTTTGTCTTCTTTCCCTGCTGTACAGGTTGAAAAGGGAAATGCCATTCCaggaatttta aaagatgaatCTTTGGAGAAGCAGGCTTCTAgaattggtttctcatcatccATGAGTATGTTGCCTCCAAATTCAGTTTCATCTTCCATGGGGACACATCTGGACCCAAATGTCCcg CTAGGCTCCCGAATCCCATCTGTTACTTCTCCTGTTGGAATTAATACAAGGACACCCCCAAAAAAACCTTCTATTGGCCAGAAGAAACCACTTGAAGCACTTGGTTCTTCACCGCCTCTGCCAAG TAAAAAGCAAAAGGTATCTGGAGCCTTTCTGGATCAAAGCATTGAACAACTGAATGATGTTACTGCTGTCAGTGGAGTTAACCTGAGG GAAGAAGAAGAGCAGTTATTTTCCGGGCCCAAGGAGGACAGTCGAGTCTCAGAAGCATCTCGAAGGGTTgtgcaagaagaagaagaaaggctAATTTTGCAGAAAGCTcctcttcaaaaaaaattagcaGAAATCA TGGCTAGATGCAGTTTAAAGAATATAAGCAATGACGTGGAGCGATGCTTATCATTG TGTGTTGAAGAAAGATTGCGTGGATTTATAAGTAATTTAATCAGACTGTCAAAACAG CGAGCTGATGTTGAGAAACCAAGACATCGGAGTATTATTACCTCAGATATTCGACAACAAATCTTGATAATGAACCATAAGGCCAGGGAGGAATGGGAGAAAAAGCAGGCTGAAGCAGAAAAGCTTCGTAAACTCAATGAG CCTGAGGGTAGTACTGGGGTTGATGGTGACAAGGACAAGGATGAAGGTCGTGTAAAATTACTCAAG GCAAATAAAGAGGAGGACGACAAAATGAGGACAACAGCTGCAAATGTTGCTGCTCGAGCTGCTGTTGGAGGAGATGACATGTTGTCCAAATGGCAACTTATGGCTGAGCAAGCTCGCCAGAAACGTGAAGGAGGAATTGATGCAGCCTCTGGTTCTCAACCTGGTAAAGATCCAAGCCGCAAGCCGTCTTCAACCTCTGGAAGAAATGTAAGGGAAAATCAAGAAGCAGAAAAAAGGGGCTACTCAACTGTTGTTTCTTCATCTG GTGGTGTTAGAAAATTTGGAAGGAACAATGCCATGGTGCCCCAAACTAGGGTAGCTCGTAATATCACTGTTAAGGATGTCATTTCAGTATTGGAAAGGGAACCACAAATGTTGAAATCTACTCTGATATATCGCTTGTACGAAAAAATGCGCACTGGTGCCGCAACTGAATAA